From Megalobrama amblycephala isolate DHTTF-2021 linkage group LG8, ASM1881202v1, whole genome shotgun sequence, the proteins below share one genomic window:
- the zgc:112023 gene encoding PI-PLC X domain-containing protein 1 produces MEDEEICISRCCSDWMSEMTAGFWDIPLWNLAIPGSHDTMTYCLDQQSSVLKSEPKVLQLLAALFPCIVRPCIIKWSTTQEDSISNQLDLGIRFLDLRIAHKIKDPDEVFYFAHGIYSLLTVKEVLTEVSHWLDQHIKEVVIIALSAFDGMNLDRHRDLIQFLISTFNNKICPNHVTPSLQECWKHSYQVILSYDDSAASGHEELWPRCEYWWANTSDPNHVISYLEERKEEGRPDRFFAAGLNLTEDAKYILCHPCQSLQSMTLSSYSLLLNWVKQQRPGSDKTCLNIICADFVGVFSNEFTQLVIGLNQRLLKET; encoded by the exons ATGGAGGATGAAGAAATATGCATCTCCAGATGTTGTTCGGACTGGATGTCCGAGATGACCGCGGGTTTTTGGGACATCCCGCTGTGGAATCTCGCTATACCCG GAAGTCACGACACCATGACTTACTGTTTAGATCAGCAGTCCTCTGTGCTGAAGTCTGAGCCGAAGGTGCTGCAACTGTTAGCCGCTTTATTTCCCTGTATCGTTCGGCCCTGTATAATCAAATGGTCAACAACACAG GAGGACAGCATCTCTAACCAGCTGGATTTAGGCATTCGGTTTCTTGATCTCAGAATAGCTCATAAGATAAAAGACCCTGATGAAGTTTTCTACTTTGCACATGGGATCTACTCTCTTCTGACAGTGAAG GAAGTGCTCACAGAAGTTTCTCACTGGTTAGACCAGCACATCAAGGAAGTGGTCATCATTGCACTTTCTGCCTTTGATGGAATGAACCTGGATCGACACAGAGACCTCATTCAGTTCCTCATAAGCACTTTTAACAATAAAATTTGTCCCAATCAT GTGACACCCTCACTGCAAGAGTGTTGGAAACACAGTTATCAGGTTATTCTGTCATATGATGACTCAGCTGCATCTGGACATGAGGAACTGTGGCCCCGGTGTGAATATTGGTGGGCAAACACATCAGATCCAAACCATGTCATATCCTACCTGGAGGAGAGGAAAGAGGAAGGGAGACCAG ATAGGTTTTTTGCTGCTGGTCTGAACCTAACCGAGGATGCCAAGTATATACTTTGTCATCCATGCCAGTCATTGCAAAGCATGACCCTGAGCTCCTATAGTCTGCTTTTGAACTGGGTCAAGCAGCAGCGTCCAGGCTCGGACAAAACATGTTTGAACATCATCTGTGCAGATTTTGTGGGGGTTTTCAGTAATGAATTCACCCAGCTGGTTATTGGACTCAATCAAAGACTCTTAAAAGAGACTTGA